ACGCGGATAGTCATCGGGATCGACGATGGCGTAGCGGCCTTTGGTCAGGGCGATCCGGCGGAAGGCGTAGCCGTAGCGGACGCGACGCCACAGCAGCGCCAGCGCCACACCGGCCCGAGCCAGCCACAATGGAATGGTCACAACGACCTCGATGGCCCTCGCCTCCACAGCCGACATCTGCGACCCAGCGGTCTCGAATCCATCGCAACGTCCAAAGGCGAGCCGTGCCGCTCGCCGGTCCAAGACCGGGCCGACCCGACGTCGGCCCTCTACCCTTGGACGGTGTTGCACGTTTTTGACCAAAAATAATCCACCTTCGCCCCTCCAACCCGCCCTAAATCCCGACCGCCAAACGAGTAAAAATTTCTGCAATGTCACAACGGGCGCGCAAAAAGGTGTTGCACGTTTTTGACTATTCCTACTTCGGCACAGGTCTTTTCCGCGAGGTCTATTGCCGGAACCGGGCGCGCGCTTTCGAGGTTGTCTGGCGGGCGGGGCGGGGGTATGATGGCGGCATGGTCAAGGTGTGCGACGAAGTGATTGGGCAGATGGCGCGAGAGATCGCCCGGCAGATCGAGCCGGAGCGGATCGTGTTGTTCGGCTCGTGGGCCCGTGGGCAGGCCGATGCCGATTCGGACGTCGACCTCCTGGTCGTCGAGCGCGAGCCGTTCGGCCCGCAGCGGAGCCGCCGCCAGGAGGCCGCACGGATCTGGCGGTGCCTCTCGCCGTTTCGCGTGCCGGCCGATGTCCTGGTCTACTCCGTAGCCGAGGTTGACCGATGGAAGGACTGCCGCCAGCATGTCATCGCCCGGGCCCTGCGCGAGGGAAGAGTCCTGTATGAGTCCGCCTGAAATGCCAAGAGAGCTGCTTGCGCTGGCGAGAAGGGACTACGAAGCCGCGCTAATCCTTGCCCACGCGGAGAATCCACAGAAAGATGCGGCGGGCTTCCATCTGCAACAGAGCGTCGAGAAGTCCTTGAAGGCGTGGCTGGCTCTCAGGGGGATCGACTATCCGAGGACCCACGACCTCAACGTCCTGCTCGGGCTGCTCGAAGATCAGGACGAAGAGGTCGGGCCGTACTGGCCGCTGCTGGAGCTAAACCCCTTTGCCGTTCAGTTTCGCTACGAGTTGCCCGGCGAAGAATTCCCGAACTTCGAGCAACTCGCACGCCTGAGCGAGCAACTCCTGAT
The Anaerobaca lacustris DNA segment above includes these coding regions:
- a CDS encoding nucleotidyltransferase domain-containing protein; translated protein: MVKVCDEVIGQMAREIARQIEPERIVLFGSWARGQADADSDVDLLVVEREPFGPQRSRRQEAARIWRCLSPFRVPADVLVYSVAEVDRWKDCRQHVIARALREGRVLYESA
- a CDS encoding HEPN domain-containing protein; the protein is MSPPEMPRELLALARRDYEAALILAHAENPQKDAAGFHLQQSVEKSLKAWLALRGIDYPRTHDLNVLLGLLEDQDEEVGPYWPLLELNPFAVQFRYELPGEEFPNFEQLARLSEQLLMHVESIA